In a single window of the Melissococcus plutonius ATCC 35311 genome:
- a CDS encoding iron-containing alcohol dehydrogenase family protein, protein MNLIDAVRPGSNQYISGEEIIQELPEYLKDFHSPAIITGEKSFEVFSNSFSSELEWPVFRYDGTSSEEDMARLAEKVKDHDIIIGVGGGRVLDTTKGVADMLSKDYVLVPTIVSNCAPYTPIAVVYYPDRSFKTITYCKKAPYLTIVDFKLLLQTPKDYFIAGIGDTLAKWYEIEGITSRMDKQLKTAFIRLGIASAKEIYQTLFDYSQTSLESLEKQEVTDAFCKITDTIIGVAGVVGGFAGVYGRSAGAHAVHNGLSYVFKTHDVLHGSKVAYGILVQLATVGNFDEIIKLLPFYRQIGLPTNLAALNISNNLEDAMQKTAKQAASPSDGFKLMLPDLTEQQVVEAMQKVEELIDSLSIAQ, encoded by the coding sequence ATGAATTTAATCGATGCAGTAAGACCAGGAAGCAACCAATATATTAGTGGAGAAGAAATTATTCAAGAACTACCAGAATATCTAAAAGATTTTCATTCTCCTGCAATTATCACCGGAGAAAAATCTTTTGAAGTTTTTTCTAATTCTTTCTCATCAGAATTAGAATGGCCGGTTTTTCGCTATGATGGAACAAGTAGTGAAGAAGATATGGCTCGCTTAGCAGAAAAAGTTAAAGATCATGATATAATTATAGGTGTCGGTGGTGGCCGTGTTTTAGATACAACCAAGGGAGTTGCCGATATGCTATCAAAAGATTATGTATTAGTGCCAACGATTGTTTCAAATTGTGCACCCTATACACCTATCGCTGTTGTCTATTACCCAGATCGTTCCTTTAAAACAATTACTTATTGTAAAAAGGCACCTTATTTAACCATTGTTGATTTTAAATTATTGCTACAAACACCTAAAGATTATTTTATCGCTGGTATTGGTGATACCTTAGCCAAATGGTATGAAATTGAAGGAATTACGAGTAGAATGGATAAACAATTGAAGACAGCATTTATTCGTTTAGGAATTGCTAGCGCAAAAGAAATCTATCAAACATTATTTGATTATTCACAAACTTCTCTTGAATCACTTGAAAAACAAGAAGTAACAGATGCATTTTGTAAAATTACAGACACAATTATCGGAGTTGCCGGCGTTGTTGGTGGATTTGCTGGTGTTTATGGACGTTCTGCAGGTGCCCATGCTGTTCACAACGGTCTTTCTTACGTTTTTAAAACGCATGATGTTCTTCATGGTTCAAAAGTAGCTTATGGCATTCTTGTACAATTAGCTACCGTTGGTAATTTCGATGAAATAATAAAATTATTGCCATTCTATCGACAAATTGGATTGCCTACAAATTTAGCAGCCTTAAATATTTCTAATAATTTGGAAGATGCAATGCAAAAAACTGCAAAACAAGCTGCTTCACCAAGTGATGGATTCAAATTAATGTTGCCTGATCTTACAGAGCAACAAGTAGTTGAGGCGATGCAAAAAGTTGAAGAATTAATCGATTCATTAAGTATTGCTCAATAA
- a CDS encoding SDR family NAD(P)-dependent oxidoreductase: MFSHYDLTNKIVVVTGGSGGLGEQICYEAAKKGAIVVVCARRVDQIEKIKTMCNQFSGRSAYAFQLDITDPKSIDYVIENIQKEIGFVDILVNSAGFGVFKNFIDIDQETIKQMFEVNVLGMMVFTQKIAIGMAEKRQGAIINIASMAGKIATAKSTIYSATKFAIIGFSNALRMELKPLGIHVMTVNPGPIRTHFFDKADPSGEYLDALGHFVLDPNELAKFIVKSMGTKKREINRPRIMEGAARLYTWYPHFGDWIVENLFDKKYAK, from the coding sequence ATGTTTAGTCATTATGATTTAACAAATAAGATAGTTGTAGTTACTGGTGGTTCAGGTGGGTTGGGGGAACAAATTTGTTATGAAGCAGCAAAAAAGGGAGCTATCGTTGTTGTTTGTGCTAGAAGAGTAGATCAAATTGAAAAAATAAAAACAATGTGTAATCAGTTCAGTGGTCGATCTGCTTATGCGTTTCAACTAGATATTACAGATCCGAAGAGTATAGATTATGTGATTGAAAACATCCAAAAAGAGATAGGCTTTGTGGATATATTGGTGAACAGTGCGGGATTTGGGGTATTTAAGAATTTTATAGATATTGATCAAGAGACAATAAAACAGATGTTTGAAGTAAATGTTTTAGGCATGATGGTTTTTACACAAAAAATCGCTATTGGAATGGCTGAAAAAAGACAGGGCGCTATCATTAATATTGCTTCAATGGCAGGAAAAATTGCAACAGCTAAATCAACGATTTATTCTGCCACCAAATTTGCGATTATTGGTTTTTCTAATGCACTTAGAATGGAATTAAAACCCTTAGGAATTCATGTAATGACAGTTAATCCAGGACCAATTAGGACACATTTTTTTGATAAAGCTGATCCTTCAGGTGAATATTTAGATGCTCTTGGTCATTTTGTATTAGATCCTAATGAATTAGCTAAATTTATTGTAAAAAGTATGGGAACGAAAAAACGTGAAATTAATCGGCCAAGAATAATGGAAGGAGCTGCCCGTCTATATACATGGTACCCTCATTTTGGCGATTGGATAGTAGAAAATCTTTTTGATAAAAAGTATGCAAAATAA
- the rnz gene encoding ribonuclease Z, which translates to MEIQFLGTGSGVPAKHRNVTGIALKLLDERNEIWLFDCGEGTQMQILRSNIRPRKITKIFITHLHGDHLFGLPGLLSSRSFQGGNEKLVIYGPRGVKEFVQTALRISKTRLAYELSFHEIDEEGIVFSDEQFTVSCRLLEHGITSYGYRIVERDHEGELQVDKLKELGIPSGPLYGKIKKGETVTLKDGQVINGKEFVGQRKKGRVVTILGDTRKTLNSIKLAENADVLIHESTFNKDEAKMARAYYHSTSEQAAEVAKKANAKQLILTHISARYLTKDTLQLQNEARAIFKNAKIVKDLDVIDIPLNER; encoded by the coding sequence ATGGAGATACAATTTTTAGGGACAGGTTCTGGTGTACCGGCAAAACATCGAAATGTTACAGGAATTGCACTAAAACTTTTAGATGAAAGAAACGAAATTTGGCTTTTTGATTGTGGTGAAGGCACCCAGATGCAAATTCTACGAAGTAATATTCGTCCTAGAAAAATAACGAAAATTTTTATTACACATTTGCACGGAGATCATCTTTTTGGACTTCCTGGATTGCTTAGCAGTCGATCTTTTCAAGGTGGAAATGAAAAATTAGTCATTTATGGACCTAGAGGTGTGAAAGAATTTGTTCAAACTGCTTTGAGAATTTCTAAGACACGACTAGCTTATGAATTATCTTTTCATGAAATTGATGAAGAAGGCATTGTTTTTTCAGATGAACAATTTACGGTTAGCTGCCGATTATTAGAGCATGGTATTACAAGCTATGGTTATCGGATTGTTGAAAGGGATCATGAAGGTGAACTACAAGTTGATAAGCTAAAAGAACTAGGTATTCCTTCAGGACCATTATATGGAAAAATTAAAAAAGGTGAAACTGTTACTTTAAAAGATGGACAGGTTATTAATGGCAAGGAGTTTGTTGGTCAACGAAAAAAAGGTCGAGTTGTTACCATTTTAGGGGATACAAGAAAAACACTGAACAGTATTAAATTAGCCGAAAATGCCGATGTGCTTATCCATGAAAGTACGTTTAATAAAGATGAAGCAAAAATGGCCAGAGCTTATTATCATTCAACAAGTGAACAAGCAGCTGAGGTAGCAAAAAAAGCAAATGCCAAGCAATTAATTTTGACGCATATTAGTGCTCGTTATTTGACTAAGGACACATTACAATTGCAAAATGAAGCACGTGCGATTTTTAAAAATGCAAAAATTGTAAAGGATCTAGATGTTATTGATATCCCATTGAATGAAAGGTAG
- a CDS encoding S1 RNA-binding domain-containing protein has product MKDLLATIFTGLVIDENSSAYFVQKNGITFKLLKTEGDFSIGEPVEGFAYLNQKQEPTMTTQIPSIRKDNYGFGTVTGSRRDLGVFVDIGLTDKDVVVSLDDLPLLHSLWPKQGDRLMIALRVDLKERVWGTLADETFFKSLAKTGNSLMQNENLKGTVYRLKLAGTYIITDDFYIGFIHPSERYNEPRLGEVVSGRVIGVRPDGILNISLKPRNYEIIDDDAAMILTFLERSPDKRIAFTDKSTPEEIQKTFGISKGQFKRALGNLMKQRKIQQKDGYTILTTKDEN; this is encoded by the coding sequence ATGAAAGACTTATTAGCAACAATATTTACTGGATTGGTAATTGATGAAAATTCTTCTGCTTATTTTGTACAAAAAAATGGTATTACTTTTAAGTTATTAAAAACAGAAGGAGATTTTTCAATTGGTGAACCTGTTGAGGGATTTGCCTATTTAAATCAAAAACAGGAACCAACTATGACTACCCAGATTCCTTCAATTCGTAAGGATAATTATGGGTTTGGCACCGTTACAGGATCAAGAAGGGATCTAGGAGTCTTTGTTGATATTGGACTAACAGATAAAGATGTTGTTGTTTCTCTAGATGACTTACCTTTACTTCATTCACTTTGGCCTAAACAGGGTGATCGTTTAATGATTGCTTTGCGTGTTGATCTTAAGGAACGGGTTTGGGGAACACTAGCAGATGAAACATTTTTCAAATCTTTAGCCAAAACTGGCAATTCCCTTATGCAAAATGAAAATTTGAAGGGAACAGTTTATCGTTTAAAATTGGCTGGTACCTATATAATTACAGATGATTTTTATATTGGTTTTATTCATCCTTCTGAAAGATATAATGAACCACGATTAGGAGAAGTGGTATCCGGTAGGGTTATTGGTGTTCGACCAGATGGAATATTAAATATATCGTTAAAACCAAGAAATTACGAAATTATTGATGATGATGCGGCTATGATTTTAACATTTCTCGAACGTTCTCCCGATAAACGAATTGCTTTTACTGATAAATCAACGCCAGAGGAAATTCAAAAAACTTTTGGTATTAGTAAGGGGCAATTTAAACGGGCATTAGGCAACTTGATGAAACAAAGAAAGATTCAACAAAAAGATGGTTATACTATTTTAACAACAAAAGATGAAAATTAA
- the obgE gene encoding GTPase ObgE has product MSMFLDQTIIEVKAGKGGDGMVAFRREKYVPDGGPAGGDGGRGGDVVLIVDEGLRTLMDFRYNRYFKAKPGENGMNKGMHGRGAENIFVKVPPGTTIRDAETHELLGDLTQSGQKLVIANGGRGGRGNIRFASPRNPAPELAENGEPGEERKIELELKILADVGLVGFPSVGKSTLLSVISSARPKIGAYHFTTISPNLGMVTTSDGRSFAAADLPGLIEGASQGVGLGMQFLRHIERTRVILHVIDMSGGLEERDPYQDYLAINKELAAYDLNLLQRPQIIVANKMDMPNAENNLANFKQLLHNSENEQNIKVAQIFPISSITKQGIESLLCATADLLELTPDFPLYEEELEQEINAIHQYAFQPDEEAEYTITRASDASWVLTGKKLERLFKMTNFEHNESTMRFARQLRGMGIDEALRARGAKDGDIVRIFDYEFEFVE; this is encoded by the coding sequence ATGTCCATGTTTTTAGATCAAACAATCATTGAAGTTAAAGCCGGAAAAGGTGGAGATGGTATGGTTGCTTTTAGAAGAGAAAAATATGTTCCAGATGGCGGACCAGCAGGTGGAGATGGCGGTCGCGGTGGGGATGTTGTCTTAATTGTTGATGAAGGATTACGAACATTAATGGATTTTCGTTATAATCGATATTTTAAAGCAAAACCTGGAGAAAATGGTATGAACAAAGGAATGCACGGACGTGGTGCTGAAAATATCTTTGTTAAGGTTCCACCAGGTACAACAATTCGTGATGCTGAAACGCATGAACTTCTTGGTGACTTAACTCAATCTGGCCAAAAATTAGTAATCGCTAATGGTGGACGTGGTGGTCGAGGAAATATTCGATTTGCATCTCCTCGCAATCCCGCTCCAGAACTAGCTGAAAATGGTGAACCTGGTGAAGAAAGAAAAATTGAATTAGAATTAAAAATCTTAGCAGATGTAGGATTGGTTGGATTTCCTTCTGTTGGAAAGTCAACATTATTATCTGTGATTTCTTCTGCACGGCCTAAAATTGGTGCGTACCATTTCACAACAATATCACCAAATTTAGGCATGGTTACTACCAGTGACGGACGTAGTTTTGCTGCTGCTGATTTACCTGGTTTAATTGAAGGAGCTTCTCAGGGTGTTGGCTTGGGGATGCAATTTTTACGGCATATTGAGCGTACACGAGTGATTTTGCATGTGATTGACATGAGTGGTGGATTAGAAGAACGTGATCCTTACCAAGACTATTTAGCAATTAATAAAGAATTAGCCGCTTATGATCTAAATCTATTACAACGTCCCCAAATTATTGTAGCAAATAAAATGGACATGCCTAATGCTGAAAACAACTTAGCAAATTTCAAACAATTGTTGCATAACTCAGAAAATGAGCAAAACATAAAGGTAGCACAAATTTTCCCAATTTCAAGTATTACAAAACAGGGCATTGAATCTTTACTATGTGCGACTGCTGATTTATTGGAACTTACACCAGACTTTCCACTTTATGAAGAAGAATTGGAACAAGAAATTAATGCTATTCATCAATATGCTTTTCAACCAGATGAGGAAGCAGAGTATACCATTACCCGAGCTTCAGATGCTAGTTGGGTATTAACTGGTAAGAAGTTAGAACGCTTGTTTAAAATGACGAATTTTGAACATAATGAAAGTACCATGCGTTTTGCTCGTCAATTAAGAGGCATGGGAATTGATGAAGCTTTACGGGCACGTGGTGCTAAAGATGGCGATATTGTTCGAATCTTTGATTATGAATTTGAATTTGTTGAATAA
- a CDS encoding DegV family protein: MAKVKIVTDSSCTMKKSIRDALAIQVIPLSIMIDGVVYTDDDHLEGEHFMEMMAKAKALPQTSQPPLGKFIELYDELGKDGSAVISIHMTKGLSGTVETARQASSLTNTNVTVIDSDFTDQGLSFQVIQAAKLAQAGGSIPEILEEIHRVKENTKLYIGISTLNNLVKGGRISRTTGFLSNIFDMKVVMDFDQTELIPVAKGRGMKTFDKWFDGLKEELSQLTNICQIGISHADGLELAEEFKAGLQPLFPKMDIPVLHTNPIIATHTGKKAFAIMYYTA, translated from the coding sequence ATGGCAAAAGTTAAAATTGTAACGGATTCTTCATGTACGATGAAAAAAAGTATTCGTGATGCATTAGCTATACAGGTTATTCCATTGTCTATTATGATTGATGGTGTTGTATATACAGATGATGATCATTTAGAAGGGGAGCATTTTATGGAAATGATGGCAAAAGCTAAGGCTCTTCCTCAAACCAGTCAGCCTCCACTTGGTAAATTTATAGAGCTTTATGATGAACTAGGCAAAGATGGAAGTGCTGTGATTTCCATTCACATGACAAAAGGACTTAGTGGGACAGTTGAAACGGCTAGACAAGCTAGTAGTCTAACAAATACAAATGTTACCGTCATTGACAGTGATTTTACTGACCAAGGATTATCCTTTCAAGTCATTCAAGCAGCCAAATTAGCGCAAGCAGGAGGCAGTATTCCAGAGATCCTCGAAGAAATTCATCGTGTAAAAGAAAATACAAAACTATACATTGGAATTTCCACATTAAATAATTTGGTTAAGGGAGGAAGAATCAGTCGAACAACTGGGTTCTTATCAAATATTTTTGATATGAAGGTAGTTATGGATTTTGATCAAACAGAACTGATTCCTGTAGCTAAGGGACGTGGAATGAAAACTTTTGATAAATGGTTTGATGGACTAAAAGAAGAATTAAGTCAGTTAACGAATATTTGCCAAATTGGTATTTCACATGCTGATGGATTAGAACTGGCAGAAGAATTCAAAGCCGGATTACAACCACTATTTCCAAAAATGGATATTCCCGTTCTTCATACCAATCCAATTATCGCTACACATACTGGCAAGAAAGCTTTTGCCATTATGTATTATACAGCTTAG
- a CDS encoding SGNH/GDSL hydrolase family protein — protein sequence MKKILKIYWQTLIIPLVIAIFVFSLFLILFPRQKPLLGMGNSSVTLTKKMNKKVIHYVAIGDSLTEGIGDQTNSGGFVPLVANDLEENYQLNGVQVENYGKNGDRSDQILKRIKKNHEIQKSLTSADIITVTVGGNDLMQVFSKNMLSLTVATFKQPAKHYEQKVTSLLEEIRSYNKKAPIYILGIYNPFYLYFPDIKEIQEIVDDWNIHTLSAIEKQNDMYFISINNLLYKGINNKTGIVAEDSSNKKNMDITNDALYEEDHFHPNNLGYQLMAKAIRKELDKTQKNWFAGERELDN from the coding sequence ATGAAAAAAATTTTAAAAATTTATTGGCAAACATTGATTATTCCATTGGTTATAGCTATTTTTGTTTTTAGTCTATTTTTAATTTTGTTTCCTAGACAGAAACCATTATTGGGAATGGGAAATAGCTCAGTAACCTTAACAAAAAAAATGAATAAAAAAGTGATACATTATGTCGCCATTGGTGATTCTTTAACAGAAGGAATTGGGGATCAAACGAATTCCGGTGGATTTGTTCCTTTAGTTGCGAATGATTTAGAAGAAAATTATCAATTGAATGGTGTGCAAGTAGAAAATTATGGTAAAAATGGCGATCGAAGTGATCAAATCCTTAAACGCATTAAAAAGAACCATGAGATTCAAAAAAGTCTGACTTCAGCGGATATTATTACAGTAACTGTTGGAGGAAATGATTTAATGCAGGTATTTAGCAAGAATATGTTAAGCTTAACCGTAGCTACTTTTAAACAACCGGCAAAACATTATGAGCAAAAAGTGACTTCTTTGCTAGAAGAGATACGTTCATATAATAAGAAAGCACCTATTTACATATTGGGAATTTATAATCCTTTTTATTTGTATTTTCCTGATATTAAAGAAATTCAGGAGATTGTCGATGATTGGAATATTCATACTTTATCAGCTATAGAAAAACAAAATGATATGTATTTTATTTCAATTAATAATCTTTTATATAAAGGAATAAATAACAAAACGGGAATCGTTGCTGAAGATTCAAGCAATAAAAAAAATATGGACATTACTAATGATGCATTATACGAAGAAGATCATTTTCATCCAAACAATTTGGGGTATCAGTTAATGGCCAAAGCTATCCGCAAAGAGCTAGACAAGACACAGAAAAACTGGTTTGCAGGAGAGAGGGAGCTGGATAATTAA
- a CDS encoding YpmS family protein, with protein sequence MKRSNQLKETETKKKINPWKFAFLILIGFLAGTALFLGLRLTQIREPEYKFSSKATTVKESTPVMTVHSTKKQVNQFMDFYLKDLQKDAVIKYDFYLENEAMLKGTLRFLGHDIAFYLYFDPYVMNNGNVQLKAKSLSIGTLGLPIKDVLRFVERSYKLPEWVTVNPEEKLVVLHLDRFQMRNGLFIRANKINLVDDKIQLSVYLPKDKTYKN encoded by the coding sequence ATGAAACGATCAAATCAGCTAAAAGAAACAGAAACAAAAAAGAAAATTAATCCTTGGAAATTTGCTTTTTTAATTTTAATCGGTTTTCTTGCAGGCACTGCTCTTTTTCTTGGATTAAGGCTTACTCAAATCAGAGAACCCGAATACAAATTTTCATCCAAAGCAACGACAGTAAAAGAAAGTACACCTGTTATGACTGTACATAGTACAAAAAAACAAGTTAATCAATTTATGGACTTTTATTTAAAGGATCTTCAAAAAGATGCGGTAATTAAGTATGATTTTTATTTAGAAAATGAAGCAATGCTGAAAGGAACACTTCGTTTCTTAGGACATGATATTGCTTTTTATTTATATTTTGATCCCTATGTAATGAATAATGGGAATGTGCAATTAAAGGCTAAAAGTTTATCCATAGGTACCTTAGGATTGCCAATTAAAGATGTTTTAAGATTTGTAGAAAGAAGTTATAAATTACCGGAATGGGTAACTGTCAATCCAGAAGAAAAACTTGTTGTACTCCATCTAGATCGTTTTCAAATGAGAAATGGACTGTTTATTCGAGCAAATAAAATTAACTTGGTAGATGACAAGATTCAATTAAGTGTTTATTTGCCAAAAGATAAAACTTATAAAAACTAA
- a CDS encoding adenine phosphoribosyltransferase translates to MDLKDYITNIPNYPEKGIIFRDISPLMANGNAYREATNQIVTYSKEKRIDMVVGPEARGFIVGCPVAYELGVGFAPVRKKGKLPRQTIEVSYDKEYGQDNLTIHKDAIQPGQRVLVCDDLLATGGTIKATIELIEKLGGIVVGCAFLIELTDLQGRKKISDYDIIALMNY, encoded by the coding sequence GTGGATTTAAAAGATTATATTACTAATATTCCTAATTATCCTGAAAAGGGAATTATTTTTCGAGACATTTCACCCCTAATGGCAAATGGAAATGCTTATCGAGAAGCAACAAACCAAATTGTCACCTATTCAAAAGAAAAAAGAATAGACATGGTTGTGGGACCAGAAGCACGAGGATTTATTGTTGGATGCCCTGTGGCTTATGAATTAGGCGTTGGATTTGCACCTGTTCGTAAAAAAGGGAAGCTTCCACGCCAAACAATAGAAGTTTCGTATGACAAAGAATATGGCCAAGATAATTTAACCATTCACAAAGATGCCATCCAACCGGGACAACGTGTTCTAGTATGCGATGATTTATTAGCAACTGGTGGAACCATCAAGGCTACAATAGAATTAATAGAAAAGTTAGGTGGTATAGTTGTTGGTTGTGCTTTCTTAATTGAACTAACTGACTTACAGGGTAGAAAAAAAATCAGCGATTATGACATTATCGCCTTAATGAATTACTAG
- the gap gene encoding type I glyceraldehyde-3-phosphate dehydrogenase, which produces MTIKVGINGLGRIGRLAFRRIQDVSEDIEVVAINDLTSPTMLAQLLQFDSTHGTYDKTITAAENAIMMNGKEIRIYAESDASKIPWVKNEGVDIVLECTGFYTSEEKAQAHLNAGVKRVVISAPAGKMKTIVYNVNHDTLTSDDRIISAGSCTTNCLAPLAYFLNKDFGIKVGTMTTIHAYTSTQMLLDGPVRGGNLRAARSAADNIIPHSTGAAKAIGLVIPELNGRLQGHAQRVPVVDGSLTELVSILDKNVTADEINEAMKKNAQNNPSFGFDDREIVSNDVINTMYGSIFDPTQTEITSAGDLQLVKTVAWYDNEYGFTCQMIRLLEKFASL; this is translated from the coding sequence ATGACAATTAAGGTAGGAATTAATGGTCTTGGTCGTATTGGTCGTCTAGCATTTAGACGCATTCAAGATGTATCAGAAGATATTGAAGTAGTGGCAATCAACGATCTGACAAGCCCTACTATGCTTGCTCAATTATTACAATTTGATTCAACACATGGGACTTATGATAAAACAATTACAGCAGCAGAAAATGCTATTATGATGAATGGAAAAGAAATTAGAATTTATGCAGAATCAGATGCTAGTAAAATACCTTGGGTAAAAAATGAAGGCGTAGATATTGTATTAGAATGTACAGGTTTTTACACTTCTGAAGAAAAGGCTCAAGCTCATTTGAATGCTGGTGTTAAACGTGTCGTTATTTCTGCCCCAGCTGGGAAAATGAAAACGATTGTTTACAATGTAAACCATGATACATTAACATCAGACGATCGAATTATTTCTGCCGGTTCATGTACAACAAATTGCTTGGCACCATTAGCCTATTTTTTAAATAAAGATTTTGGTATCAAGGTAGGAACCATGACAACTATTCATGCCTATACTTCTACTCAAATGTTATTAGATGGACCAGTTAGAGGAGGCAATCTTCGTGCAGCCCGTTCAGCAGCCGATAACATCATCCCTCACTCAACAGGTGCAGCTAAAGCAATTGGCCTTGTTATTCCTGAATTGAATGGCCGATTACAAGGACATGCTCAACGTGTTCCTGTGGTAGATGGTTCATTGACCGAATTAGTTTCTATATTGGATAAAAATGTAACTGCTGATGAAATAAATGAAGCAATGAAGAAAAATGCTCAAAATAACCCATCCTTTGGTTTTGATGATCGTGAAATTGTTTCGAATGATGTCATCAATACTATGTATGGTTCCATTTTTGATCCCACACAAACTGAAATTACTAGTGCTGGCGACCTACAATTAGTTAAAACTGTTGCTTGGTATGATAATGAATATGGTTTTACTTGCCAGATGATCCGTTTATTAGAAAAATTTGCTAGTTTATAA